A DNA window from Alligator mississippiensis isolate rAllMis1 chromosome 11, rAllMis1, whole genome shotgun sequence contains the following coding sequences:
- the LOC132244211 gene encoding antigen-presenting glycoprotein CD1d2-like: MRVAPQSMLPPLFLLLLLAWTGAASPPVPTGSGSLHLQQTTIFQERGKAEVWGLALVGDVETHTLDCATCPIRFLQPWVQSAISPEHWHDLELLIHLYLADFIHQVNVWVQQEGLRYPFVTQCSVGCELLPSGASRGAYNASLGGEDLVSFSSGKWVAQRQDKLALHVRDSLNRDKDLTDGLEDFLNHTCIQDLQILLRNGKEVLERQERPVAVVFAQQPPAASELPLLLVCRVTGFYPRLIHVAWLRDGEELPPGPGINSTGLLPNADLTYQLRSVLAVDPGAGHRYACHVEHSSLGGHNLIIPWESRSPWKTKVTVGILVTLLIVVMLVGAMAYLQWRRRRYQDISWPRMM, from the exons ATGAGAGTTGCTCCCCAGAGCATGCTgcctcctctcttcctcctcctcctccttgcctggACAGGGGCAG CCTCCCCACCAGTGCCTACAGGAtctggcagcctgcatctgcagcAGACCACCATCTTCCAGGAACGTGGCAAGGCAGAAGTGTGGGGGCTGGCACTGGTGGGGGATGTGGAGACCCACACCCTGGACTGCGCTACCTGCCCCATCCGCTTCCTCCAGCCCTGGGTGCAGAGCGCCATCAGCCCTGAGCACTGGCATGACCTGGAGCTGCTGATCCACCTGTACCTGGCCGACTTCATCCACCAGGTCAATGTGTGGGTACAGCAGGAGGGCTTACGCT ACCCCTTCGTGACCCAGTGCTCTGTGGGCTGTGAGCTCCTGCCCAGCGGTGCATCACGGGGCGCTTACAACGCCAGCcttgggggtgaggacctggTTAGCTTCTCCTCAGGCAAGTGGGTAGCTCAGCGGCAGGACAAGCTGGCGCTTCATGTGCGGGACAGCCTGAACCGTGACAAGGACCTAACTGACGGACTGGAAGACTTTCTCAACCACACCTGCATCCAGGACCTGCAGATTCTGCTCCGCAATGGGAAGGAGGTGCTGGAGAGGCAGG AACGCCCAGTGGCCGTGGTGTTtgcccagcagcctcctgctgcctcagagctccccctgctgctggttTGCCGGGTCACTGGCTTCTACCCACGTCTCATCCATGTGGCCTGGCTACGGGACGGTGAGGAGTTGCCTCCAGGCCCGGGGATCAACTCCACTGGCCTCTTACCCAACGCAGACCTGACCTACCAGCTGCGCAGTGTCCTGGCCGTGGACCCAGGTGCTGGGCACCGCTATGCCTGTCATGTggagcacagcagcctggggGGCCACAACCTCATCATACCCTGGG AAAGCAGAAGCCCCTGGAAAACCAAAGTGACAGTGGGAATCTTGGTCACACTTCTCATCGTGGTCATGCTGGTGGGAGCCATGGCATACTTGCAGTGGAGACGCAG GAGGTACCAGGACATAAGCTGGCCCAGGATGATGTGA